In one window of Solanum pennellii chromosome 2, SPENNV200 DNA:
- the LOC107011624 gene encoding probable cinnamyl alcohol dehydrogenase 6: MAPTTPNHTQTVSGWAAHDSSGKITPFIFKRRENGENDVTIEILYCGMCHTDIHHVKDDWGITKYPVVPGHEITGIITKVGRNVSKFKIGDRVGVGCLAATCLKCEYCKGSQENYCDQVEFTYNGIFWDGSITYGGYSKMLVADHRYVVCIPDNMAMDRAAPLLCAGITVFTPLKDNNLVDTKGKRIGIIGLGGLGHVAVKFGKAFGHHVTVISTSPSKEQEAKHNLGADDFIISTNPKQMMEKKRTLDFILDTVSAKHSLGSYLELLKVNGTLVIVGAPDKPIDLPAFPMIFGKRTVKGSMIGSIEETQEMMDLCGKHNILSDIEIITTDQINEGLERLANNDVKYRFVIDIAGPSSHL; encoded by the exons ATGGCTCCAACAACACCTAATCACACACAAACTGTTTCTGGTTGGGCAGCTCATGATTCTTCTGGCAAAATCACACCTTTTATTTTCAAGAGAAG AGAAAATGGTGAGAATGATGTTACCATTGAGATCTTGTATTGTGGAATGTGTCATACGGATATTCATCATGTTAAGGATGACTGGGGCATTACTAAGTACCCTGTTGTGCCTGG GCATGAAATTACTGGGATTATAACAAAGGTGGGAAGGAATGTGAGTAAATTCAAGATAGGAGACAGAGTAGGGGTAGGTTGCTTGGCAGCAACATGTTTGAAATGTGAGTATTGCAAGGGGTCTCAAGAGAACTACTGTGACCAAGTGGAATTCACTTACAATGGCATCTTTTGGGATGGTAGCATCACTTATGGTGGCTACTCAAAAATGCTTGTTGCTGATCATAG GTACGTGGTATGTATACCAGATAACATGGCAATGGACAGAGCAGCCCCATTATTATGTGCAGGAATAACAGTTTTTACTCCTTTGAAAGACAATAATTTGGTGGATACAAAAGGTAAAAGAATAGGAATAATAGGTCTTGGTGGACTTGGACATGTAGCTGTCAAATTTGGAAAAGCATTTGGACATCATGTCACTGTCATTAGCACCTCTCCATCCAAAGAACAAGAAGCCAAACACAACTTAGGTGCTGATGATTTTATAATAAGCACTAATCCCAAACAAATGATG gaaaagaaaagaactctTGACTTTATTTTGGATACAGTATCAGCCAAACACTCACTTGGGAGTTACTTAGAGCTTTTAAAAGTGAATGGAACTTTAGTGATTGTTGGAGCACCAGATAAGCCAATTGATTTGCCTGCTTTTCCTATGATTTTTGGAAAAAGAACAGTGAAAGGAAGCATGATAGGAAGTATAGAAGAGACACAAGAAATGATGGACTTATGTGGaaaacataacatattaagtGATATAGAGATTATCACTACTGATCAAATTAATGAAGGACTTGAAAGGCTTGCTAACAATGATGTTAAGTACCGTTTTGTCATTGACATTGCTGGTCCATCTTCTCatctttaa